One Brassica napus cultivar Da-Ae chromosome C4, Da-Ae, whole genome shotgun sequence genomic region harbors:
- the LOC111205473 gene encoding calcium-dependent protein kinase 24-like isoform X1: MGSCVSSPLKGSPFRKRPVRRRKSGKSKTSTNPRVDSSTNLSQRLIFQPPSRVLPEPIGDGIFVKYELGKELGRGEFGVTHECIEITTRERFACKRISKEKLRTEIDVEDVRREVEIMRSLPKHPNIVSFKEAFEDKDAVYLVMEICEGGELFDRIVSRGHYTERAAASVAKTILEVVKVCEKKIQISLYLLFFPAFIVVFLCVKVCHEHGVIHRDLKPENFLFSSETETAQLKAIDFGLSIFFKPGQRFNEIVGSPYYMAPEVLRRNYGPEVDVWSAGVILYILLCGVPPFWAETEEGIAHAIVRGNIDFERDPWPKVSTEAKELVKDMLDANPYSRLTVQEVLEHPWIQNAERAPNVNLGDNVRTKIQQFLLMNRFKKKVLRIVADNLPNKEIEEIVQMFQTMDTDKNGRLTFEELRDGLKKFGTVCPDGDVKMLMDAADTDGNGMLSCEEFVTLAIHLKRMGCDEHLQQAFKYFDKNGNGSIELDELKEALFDDDKLGHNGDQWIKDIFFDVDLNKDGRISFDEFKAMMKSGTDWKMASRQYSRALLNALSIKMFKEDGGNNGPKFHSMEFPVARKKAKILDPKNKSMELVHSRTYKPSGLRN, encoded by the exons ATGGGAAGCTGTGTTTCGTCGCCACTGAAAGGTTCTCCCTTTAGGAAGAGACCGGTAAGAAGACGGAAAAGCGGTAAGAGCAAAACATCCACCAACCCTCGTGTCGATTCCTCAACTAATCTTTCCCAGAGATTGATTTTCCAGCCACCGAGCCGTGTTCTTCCCGAGCCCATTGGTGATGGAATCTTCGTCAAGTATGAGTTGGGGAAAGAACTAGGCCGTGGTGAGTTTGGAGTCACTCATGAATGTATTGAGATCACTACTCGAGAAAG GTTTGCATGTAAGAGAATATCAAAGGAGAAACTAAGGACGGAGATAGATGTTGAGGATGTAAGAAGAGAGGTAGAGATCATGAGAAGCTTACCAAAACATCCAAACATTGTTAGCTTTAAAGAAGCTTTTGAGGACAAAGACGCGGTTTATCTAGTAATGGAGATTTGTGAAGGAGGAGAGCTTTTTGACCGTATTGTCTCTAGAGGTCATTACACTGAACGTGCCGCTGCTTCTGTCGCCAAAACCATTCTTGAAGTTGTCAAGGtgtgtgaaaaaaaaattcaaatctctttgtatcttttgttttttcccgcctttattgttgttttcttGTGTGTCAAGGTATGTCATGAACATGGAGTGATTCATAGAGATCTTAAACCAGAGAACTTCCTTTTCTCGAGCGAAACCGAGACTGCACAACTCAAAGCTATTGATTTTGGTCTCTCCATTTTCTTCAAACCTG GTCAGCGGTTCAACGAGATTGTGGGAAGTCCTTACTACATGGCTCCAGAGGTTTTGAGACGAAACTACGGTCCTGAGGTAGATGTTTGGAGCGCTGGTGTTATACTCTATATCTTGCTTTGTGGTGTTCCTCCCTTTTGGGCAGAAACTGAGGAAGGAATAGCGCATGCGATCGTGAGAGGGAACATCGATTTCGAGAGGGATCCTTGGCCGAAAGTCTCAACTGAAGCCAAAGAGCTCGTTAAGGACATGCTTGATGCAAACCCTTATAGCAGACTCACAGTTCAAGAAGTTCTTG AACATCCATGGATCCAGAACGCAGAGAGAGCACCAAATGTGAATCTTGGAGATAACGTGAGGACCAAGATTCAACAGTTCTTGTTGATGAACAGGTTCAAGAAGAAAGTCCTCAGg ATTGTTGCTGACAATCTACCAAACAAGGAGATAGAAGAGATAGTACAGATGTTTCAAACGATGGACACTGACAAGAACGGTCGCTTGACATTCGAGGAACTAAGAGATGGGCTGAAAAAGTTTGGAACAGTTTGTCCCGATGGCGATGTGAAGATGCTGATGGATGCAGCGGATACAGATGGAAATGGGATGTTGAGCTGTGAAGAGTTTGTGACTTTGGCAATACATTTGAAGAGAATGGGTTGTGATGAGCATTTGCAGCAAGCATTCAAGTATTTTGACAAGAATGGGAACGGATCTATTGAGCTAGATGAGCTCAAGGAAGCTCTATTTGATGATGATAAGCTAGGCCATAATGGTGATCAGTGGATCAAAGATATCTTCTTTGACGTTGACCTCAACAAG GATGGACGGATAAGCTTTGATGAGTTTAAGGCGATGATGAAGTCAGGGACTGACTGGAAAATGGCATCGAGACAGTACTCTAGGGCCTTGTTGAATGCTCTGAGCATCAAGATGTTCAAAGAAGATGGTGGGAACAATGGTCCTAAATTTCATTCCATGGAGTTCCCTGTAGCAAGGAAGAAAGCTAAGATACTTGATCCCAAGAACAAGTCAATGGAGCTTGTCCACTCCAGAACCTATAAGCCCTCAGGTCTAAGAAACTAA
- the LOC111205473 gene encoding calcium-dependent protein kinase 24-like isoform X2, with translation MGSCVSSPLKGSPFRKRPVRRRKSGKSKTSTNPRVDSSTNLSQRLIFQPPSRVLPEPIGDGIFVKYELGKELGRGEFGVTHECIEITTRERFACKRISKEKLRTEIDVEDVRREVEIMRSLPKHPNIVSFKEAFEDKDAVYLVMEICEGGELFDRIVSRGHYTERAAASVAKTILEVVKVCHEHGVIHRDLKPENFLFSSETETAQLKAIDFGLSIFFKPGQRFNEIVGSPYYMAPEVLRRNYGPEVDVWSAGVILYILLCGVPPFWAETEEGIAHAIVRGNIDFERDPWPKVSTEAKELVKDMLDANPYSRLTVQEVLEHPWIQNAERAPNVNLGDNVRTKIQQFLLMNRFKKKVLRIVADNLPNKEIEEIVQMFQTMDTDKNGRLTFEELRDGLKKFGTVCPDGDVKMLMDAADTDGNGMLSCEEFVTLAIHLKRMGCDEHLQQAFKYFDKNGNGSIELDELKEALFDDDKLGHNGDQWIKDIFFDVDLNKDGRISFDEFKAMMKSGTDWKMASRQYSRALLNALSIKMFKEDGGNNGPKFHSMEFPVARKKAKILDPKNKSMELVHSRTYKPSGLRN, from the exons ATGGGAAGCTGTGTTTCGTCGCCACTGAAAGGTTCTCCCTTTAGGAAGAGACCGGTAAGAAGACGGAAAAGCGGTAAGAGCAAAACATCCACCAACCCTCGTGTCGATTCCTCAACTAATCTTTCCCAGAGATTGATTTTCCAGCCACCGAGCCGTGTTCTTCCCGAGCCCATTGGTGATGGAATCTTCGTCAAGTATGAGTTGGGGAAAGAACTAGGCCGTGGTGAGTTTGGAGTCACTCATGAATGTATTGAGATCACTACTCGAGAAAG GTTTGCATGTAAGAGAATATCAAAGGAGAAACTAAGGACGGAGATAGATGTTGAGGATGTAAGAAGAGAGGTAGAGATCATGAGAAGCTTACCAAAACATCCAAACATTGTTAGCTTTAAAGAAGCTTTTGAGGACAAAGACGCGGTTTATCTAGTAATGGAGATTTGTGAAGGAGGAGAGCTTTTTGACCGTATTGTCTCTAGAGGTCATTACACTGAACGTGCCGCTGCTTCTGTCGCCAAAACCATTCTTGAAGTTGTCAAG GTATGTCATGAACATGGAGTGATTCATAGAGATCTTAAACCAGAGAACTTCCTTTTCTCGAGCGAAACCGAGACTGCACAACTCAAAGCTATTGATTTTGGTCTCTCCATTTTCTTCAAACCTG GTCAGCGGTTCAACGAGATTGTGGGAAGTCCTTACTACATGGCTCCAGAGGTTTTGAGACGAAACTACGGTCCTGAGGTAGATGTTTGGAGCGCTGGTGTTATACTCTATATCTTGCTTTGTGGTGTTCCTCCCTTTTGGGCAGAAACTGAGGAAGGAATAGCGCATGCGATCGTGAGAGGGAACATCGATTTCGAGAGGGATCCTTGGCCGAAAGTCTCAACTGAAGCCAAAGAGCTCGTTAAGGACATGCTTGATGCAAACCCTTATAGCAGACTCACAGTTCAAGAAGTTCTTG AACATCCATGGATCCAGAACGCAGAGAGAGCACCAAATGTGAATCTTGGAGATAACGTGAGGACCAAGATTCAACAGTTCTTGTTGATGAACAGGTTCAAGAAGAAAGTCCTCAGg ATTGTTGCTGACAATCTACCAAACAAGGAGATAGAAGAGATAGTACAGATGTTTCAAACGATGGACACTGACAAGAACGGTCGCTTGACATTCGAGGAACTAAGAGATGGGCTGAAAAAGTTTGGAACAGTTTGTCCCGATGGCGATGTGAAGATGCTGATGGATGCAGCGGATACAGATGGAAATGGGATGTTGAGCTGTGAAGAGTTTGTGACTTTGGCAATACATTTGAAGAGAATGGGTTGTGATGAGCATTTGCAGCAAGCATTCAAGTATTTTGACAAGAATGGGAACGGATCTATTGAGCTAGATGAGCTCAAGGAAGCTCTATTTGATGATGATAAGCTAGGCCATAATGGTGATCAGTGGATCAAAGATATCTTCTTTGACGTTGACCTCAACAAG GATGGACGGATAAGCTTTGATGAGTTTAAGGCGATGATGAAGTCAGGGACTGACTGGAAAATGGCATCGAGACAGTACTCTAGGGCCTTGTTGAATGCTCTGAGCATCAAGATGTTCAAAGAAGATGGTGGGAACAATGGTCCTAAATTTCATTCCATGGAGTTCCCTGTAGCAAGGAAGAAAGCTAAGATACTTGATCCCAAGAACAAGTCAATGGAGCTTGTCCACTCCAGAACCTATAAGCCCTCAGGTCTAAGAAACTAA
- the LOC106391387 gene encoding uncharacterized protein LOC106391387: MGGGMETNKNKFIEDWGSARENLEHNFRWTRRNFALIGIFGIALPIIVYKGIVKDFHMQDEDAGRPHRKFL, from the exons ATGGGTGGAGGAATGGAGACGAACAAGAACAAGTTCATCGAGGATTGGGGATCCGCGAGAGAGAATCTGGAGCATAACTTCCGCTGGACGCGTCGGAACTTCGCTCTCATCGGAATCTTCGGCATCGCCCTCCCCATCATCGTCTACAAGGGCATCGTCAAAGACTTT CATATGCAAGACGAAGATGCAGGCAGACCACACAGAAAGTTCCTATGA
- the LOC106391386 gene encoding uncharacterized protein LOC106391386 isoform X1, which produces MHRFRRSIAEGGKDGSKGFVKRVASTFSIKKNKKNTTTNDPKPLLPRSKSTGSNYESMRLPQGKKTLPDVRAANTKRTKSAGVSPQPRREKIDDSSGKQFIKMRCFDDSDSVWLASDCASTSSLLEERRVSVSFHFSLDEKVVSWLSNAANSSLSLKENHHHHHRTKSTSENMRKDGKFCNSSGKYIGTGSVKSSSRLHESNNKTCPRKSCEESSSHEEKKVSFSLESDVSPSPVNLISVPSTPARPILAESGDSKRKHVVEPLFWPLEQKFDWTPEDILKHFTMSPRRKKSIGTKGASTSPRSMRAQLQTRKLDLKEGCKRKLMFNGPAGSNSKPTRIPELKRTVSNNSSSNKGTEISKNQQQPISRNIVKRNKSLPSRLRKSSKISSKVVPIEESGEIGGREAKTPKKLIMTRKSRTFLEDDFALMNDFSIEKAVGLCEFRGREGIDSDFNTEGFLFEDSL; this is translated from the exons ATGCATAGATTTCGACGTTCAATCGCTGAAG GTGGGAAAGATGGATCTAAAGGTTTCGTGAAGAGAGTTGCATCAACTTTCTCCATcaagaaaaacaagaagaacaCCACAACCAATGATCCAAAACCACTTCTTCCACGGTCCAAATCAACAGGTTCCAACTATGAATCAATGCGTCTACCTCAAGGGAAAAAGACTCTTCCAGATGTCAGAGCAGCAAACACGAAGAGGACCAAATCCGCAGGTGTTTCCCCTCAGCCACGGCGCGAAAAGATCGATGATTCATCCGGTAAACAGTTTATCAAGATGAGATGTTTTGACGACAGCGATTCCGTTTGGTTGGCTTCGGACTGCGCTTCTACTTCCTCTCTTCTAGAGGAACGTAGAGTCTCTGTCTCGTTTCATTTCTCACTCGACGAAAAGGTTGTCTCCTGGTTATCAAACGCTGCTAACTCTTCATTGTCTCTCAAagagaatcatcatcatcatcaccggaCAAAAAGTACTTCAGAGAACATGCGAAAGGACGGAAAATTCTGCAACTCATCCGGTAAATATATTGGAACAGGTTCTGTAAAGTCGTCCTCGCGTTTGCATGAGAGCAACAACAAGACTTGTCCAAGGAAATCATGTGAAGAGTCGTCTAGTCATGAAGAAAAGAAAGTTAGTTTCTCACTAGAGTCAGATGTGTCTCCTTCACCGGTTAACTTAATTTCTGTCCCATCTACTCCAGCTAGACCCATACTTGCAGAGAGTGGAGATTCAAAGAGAAAGCATGTTGTGGAGCCTCTTTTTTGGCCATTGGAGCAGAAGTTTGATTGGACGCCAGAGGATATACTAAAGCATTTCACCATGTCTCCACGTAGAAAGAAATCAATAGGAACCAAAGGTGCAAGTACctctccaagatcaatgagggcACAGCTTCAGACAAGAAAGCTAGATCTCAAAGAAGGGTGCAAGAGAAAGCTCATGTTCAACGGTCCTGCAGGATCAAATTCAAAACCAACACGGATCCCTGAACTGAAAAGAACAGTAAGCAATAACAGTAGCAGCAACAAGGGAACCGAGATCAGCAAGAACCAACAACAACCCATCAGCAGGAACATTGTGAAGAGGAACAAAAGTTTGCCGTCTAGGTTGAGAAAATCTAGTAAAATATCTTCAAAGGTGGTACCTATCGAAGAGAGTGGAGAGATAGGAGGCAGAGAGGCAAAAACACCTAAGAAGCTTATCATGACACGCAAGTCCAGGACTTTCTTGGAAGATGACTTTGCTTTGATGAATGATTTCTCTATAGAAAAAGCTGTTGGGCTTTGTGAGTTCAGGGGAAGAGAAGGCATAGATTCAGACTTCAACACTGAGGGCTTCTTGTTTGAAGACTCTctatga
- the LOC106391386 gene encoding uncharacterized protein LOC106391386 isoform X2 — MRLPQGKKTLPDVRAANTKRTKSAGVSPQPRREKIDDSSGKQFIKMRCFDDSDSVWLASDCASTSSLLEERRVSVSFHFSLDEKVVSWLSNAANSSLSLKENHHHHHRTKSTSENMRKDGKFCNSSGKYIGTGSVKSSSRLHESNNKTCPRKSCEESSSHEEKKVSFSLESDVSPSPVNLISVPSTPARPILAESGDSKRKHVVEPLFWPLEQKFDWTPEDILKHFTMSPRRKKSIGTKGASTSPRSMRAQLQTRKLDLKEGCKRKLMFNGPAGSNSKPTRIPELKRTVSNNSSSNKGTEISKNQQQPISRNIVKRNKSLPSRLRKSSKISSKVVPIEESGEIGGREAKTPKKLIMTRKSRTFLEDDFALMNDFSIEKAVGLCEFRGREGIDSDFNTEGFLFEDSL; from the coding sequence ATGCGTCTACCTCAAGGGAAAAAGACTCTTCCAGATGTCAGAGCAGCAAACACGAAGAGGACCAAATCCGCAGGTGTTTCCCCTCAGCCACGGCGCGAAAAGATCGATGATTCATCCGGTAAACAGTTTATCAAGATGAGATGTTTTGACGACAGCGATTCCGTTTGGTTGGCTTCGGACTGCGCTTCTACTTCCTCTCTTCTAGAGGAACGTAGAGTCTCTGTCTCGTTTCATTTCTCACTCGACGAAAAGGTTGTCTCCTGGTTATCAAACGCTGCTAACTCTTCATTGTCTCTCAAagagaatcatcatcatcatcaccggaCAAAAAGTACTTCAGAGAACATGCGAAAGGACGGAAAATTCTGCAACTCATCCGGTAAATATATTGGAACAGGTTCTGTAAAGTCGTCCTCGCGTTTGCATGAGAGCAACAACAAGACTTGTCCAAGGAAATCATGTGAAGAGTCGTCTAGTCATGAAGAAAAGAAAGTTAGTTTCTCACTAGAGTCAGATGTGTCTCCTTCACCGGTTAACTTAATTTCTGTCCCATCTACTCCAGCTAGACCCATACTTGCAGAGAGTGGAGATTCAAAGAGAAAGCATGTTGTGGAGCCTCTTTTTTGGCCATTGGAGCAGAAGTTTGATTGGACGCCAGAGGATATACTAAAGCATTTCACCATGTCTCCACGTAGAAAGAAATCAATAGGAACCAAAGGTGCAAGTACctctccaagatcaatgagggcACAGCTTCAGACAAGAAAGCTAGATCTCAAAGAAGGGTGCAAGAGAAAGCTCATGTTCAACGGTCCTGCAGGATCAAATTCAAAACCAACACGGATCCCTGAACTGAAAAGAACAGTAAGCAATAACAGTAGCAGCAACAAGGGAACCGAGATCAGCAAGAACCAACAACAACCCATCAGCAGGAACATTGTGAAGAGGAACAAAAGTTTGCCGTCTAGGTTGAGAAAATCTAGTAAAATATCTTCAAAGGTGGTACCTATCGAAGAGAGTGGAGAGATAGGAGGCAGAGAGGCAAAAACACCTAAGAAGCTTATCATGACACGCAAGTCCAGGACTTTCTTGGAAGATGACTTTGCTTTGATGAATGATTTCTCTATAGAAAAAGCTGTTGGGCTTTGTGAGTTCAGGGGAAGAGAAGGCATAGATTCAGACTTCAACACTGAGGGCTTCTTGTTTGAAGACTCTctatga
- the LOC106377656 gene encoding B3 domain-containing protein At2g31420, which translates to MNMEGDTSEIPRDAIPGKTRSMLKRKTRDYDDGQGNVAEETTETTTTTPKWLLEKMEDFQGYDANQIMELKEVKATDLDKNQGRLSLPKHVDRNFLSAAELGTLAEVPKKGVNCLFIDTNGKGHAVELRDWANGLVLTKGWGKVIEEKLYTIGQKYPLWCFRSRNNSDKLCFTLVKPDQDVLPNVDNEDAKLSDTEEEEVANTNEAESSLVDHPAGSPDGHSSLPGEDMDLYVDGFYIPTKAETESISFRDDSA; encoded by the exons ATGAACATGGAAGGAGACACATCAGAGATTCCACGGGATGCAATACCAGGAAAGACGAGAAGCATGCTAAAAAGGAAGACGAGAGATTACGACGACGGTCAAGGCAACGTTGCGGAGGAGACGACGGAAACGACGACGACGACACCTAAATGGCTTTTAGAGAAGATGGAGGATTTTCAAGGCTATGATGCAAATCAGATTATGGAGTTGAAAGAAGTCAAAGCTACTGATCTGGACAAGAATCAAGGTCGACTCTCGCTACCTAAACATGTAGATAGAAACTTCTTGAGCGCTGCCGAACTAGGAACCCTAGCTGAAGTTCCCAAGAAAGGGGTGAACTGTCTCTTTATTGATACTAATGGAAAAGGTCATGCTGTTGAGTTGAGAGATTGGGCCAACGGTTTGGTGTTAACCAAGGGATGGGGTAAAGTGATTGAGGAGAAACTGTATACGATTGGTCAAAAGTACCCTCTTTGGTGTTTCCGCTCAAGAAACAATAGCGATAAGCTTTGTTTCACTCTGGTTAAACCTGACCAAGACGTCCTTCCCAACGTCGACAACGAAGATGCG AAGCTAAGTgatacagaagaagaagaagttgcaaACACAAACGAGGCTGAATCTTCTTTAGTTG ACCATCCAGCTGGCTCTCCTGATGGTCACAGCTCTCTTCCTGGCGAAGATATGGATTTATATGTGGACGGTTTCTATATTCCCACCAAAGCAGAAACCGAAAGCATCTCTTTCCGTGACGATTCTGCCTGA
- the LOC125586193 gene encoding uncharacterized protein LOC125586193 has product MVNEAGRQAIVDKFYEAFGIKIPWRKFGIKYNTCKKQYESFKKLTRNRTGLGFDSTGFVNMSEDWWNERCKEWPGARKFKDKPVANMDLMEKVFGTVYISGGEGWSAQQGEDVLDTKHSDHDDEIDGEDDAESRLDIPTEEAVGAESRNFGSKNVGPSSSRSKVNKKRSRAVQAGQAVADVIRESVESRDKILSHKNHLIENHPEFSCSQLRAMEVLHSLPAIRMWSPLYKASINHLKQDAANRQTFLFYGDDENRVIYLEYATGESRDA; this is encoded by the exons ATGGTTAATGAGGCTGGGAGACAGGCAATAGTGGATAAGTTCTATGAGGCTTTTGGTATAAAAATTCCATGGAGAAAATTTGGGATAAAGTACAATACTTGCAAAAAGCAGTATGAGTCTTTTAAGAAGTTGACTCGGAACAGAACGGGGCTTGGTTTTGATTCAACCGGATTCGTCAACATGAGTGAGGACTGGTGGAATGAACGATGCAAG GAGTGGCCAGGTGCTAGAAAATTTAAAGACAAGCCGGTAGCAAATATGGATTTGATGGAGAAGGTATTTGGGACAGTTTATATTAGTGGAGGTGAAGGTTGGTCTGCTCAGCAAGGTGAAGATGTTTTAGACACAAAGCACTCAGATCATGATGATGAGattgatggtgaagatgatgCTGAGTCAAGGCTTGATATTCCTACTGAAGAAGCTGTTGGAGCTGAATCAAGAAATTTTGGATCAAAGAATGTTGGCCCCTCTTCTTCTAGGTCAAAGGTTAATAAGAAAAGATCAAGGGCTGTACAAGCAGGACAAGCTGTGGCTGATGTGATTAGGGAAAGTGTTGAGTCTAGAGACAAGATTCTTTCCCACAAGAATCATCTGATAGAGAACCATCCTGAGTTTAGTTGCAGTCAACTGCGAGCTATGGAGGTTCTTCACTCTCTGCCTGCTATAAGGATGTGGTCTCCTCTATACAAGGCCTCCATTAACCACCTCAAACAAGATGCTGCAAATCGTCAGACCTTCTTGTTCTATGGAGATGATGAGAACAGGGTTATCTACTTGGAATATGCAACTGGAGAAAGCAGAGATGCATGA